One genomic segment of Trichococcus shcherbakoviae includes these proteins:
- a CDS encoding YdbC family protein gives MADITFEIVEELGVLSTSAKGWTKELNLVSWNGRPPKYDIREWSPEHEKMGKGLTFSEEEMAALAKILK, from the coding sequence ATGGCAGACATCACATTTGAAATCGTCGAAGAACTCGGCGTCCTGTCCACATCCGCAAAAGGTTGGACGAAAGAATTGAACTTGGTCAGCTGGAACGGCAGACCGCCAAAATACGACATCCGCGAATGGAGTCCGGAACACGAAAAGATGGGCAAAGGGCTGACCTTCAGCGAAGAAGAAATGGCAGCCCTCGCCAAAATCTTGAAATAA
- a CDS encoding MFS transporter — MIGKKVFEMANNQKKKKRILGVESNVFFVGLTSFLTDTTTKMVYSILPLFLTTLGASKTEISLIEGIAESTASVLKSLSGWWSDKIGRNKPFMIIGYGITALLSPLFAFVMTPLQVLSIRFVERVGKGIRTAPRDSLVAGSSEENNNAGLNFGFHKAMDNSGAIVGPLIAFAVLAAFPGDYRRVFLFAAIPGLLGLLSIIFFVKEAKRAKSERLGKISFRDFPKDFYLFLAIVFLFTLGNSTDALLLLKASDVGVSDAFIPIMYLVFNAVSVAFAVPLGKLSDKIGRKRIIIGGYLMFSLIYLGFGKASTPFAIVGLFAFYGLYSAATDGIQKALVSDIIGKEKKGTGLGLYNMILGMTLLPASLIGGWLYDTFNNQVPFYFGSATALLSAFLMFLFYQRGKRNGTTHS; from the coding sequence ATGATCGGAAAGAAGGTTTTCGAGATGGCGAATAATCAGAAAAAGAAAAAGCGGATTCTCGGCGTCGAAAGCAATGTTTTCTTTGTCGGCTTGACCAGTTTCCTGACGGATACGACGACAAAGATGGTCTACAGCATCCTGCCTTTATTTCTGACGACACTGGGCGCTTCAAAAACCGAAATCTCCCTGATCGAGGGGATCGCCGAAAGCACCGCTTCCGTCCTGAAATCCCTCTCCGGCTGGTGGAGCGACAAAATCGGCCGCAACAAGCCTTTCATGATCATCGGTTACGGCATCACCGCGCTCCTTTCCCCGCTGTTCGCATTCGTGATGACACCCTTGCAGGTCCTGTCGATCCGTTTTGTCGAACGCGTCGGCAAAGGCATCCGCACCGCTCCCCGGGACAGTCTTGTGGCCGGTTCTTCTGAAGAAAACAACAACGCCGGTCTGAATTTCGGTTTCCATAAAGCGATGGACAACAGCGGGGCCATCGTCGGGCCGCTGATCGCCTTTGCCGTGTTGGCCGCTTTCCCCGGCGACTACCGGCGCGTCTTCTTGTTTGCGGCCATTCCGGGATTGCTGGGGCTTTTGTCGATCATCTTTTTTGTGAAGGAAGCCAAACGCGCCAAATCGGAACGACTAGGAAAAATATCCTTCCGGGATTTCCCTAAGGACTTCTATCTTTTTCTGGCCATCGTTTTCCTTTTCACGTTAGGGAATTCAACGGATGCCCTGCTTTTGCTCAAAGCGAGCGACGTCGGCGTCAGCGATGCCTTCATCCCGATCATGTATCTGGTGTTCAATGCGGTTTCAGTCGCCTTCGCCGTTCCGCTCGGGAAACTGTCCGACAAAATCGGCCGCAAGCGGATCATCATCGGCGGCTATCTGATGTTCTCACTGATCTATCTCGGTTTCGGCAAGGCCTCGACCCCCTTCGCCATCGTCGGCCTGTTCGCCTTTTACGGATTGTACAGCGCCGCCACGGACGGCATCCAGAAAGCGTTGGTCTCTGACATCATCGGCAAGGAAAAGAAAGGGACCGGGTTGGGACTCTACAACATGATCCTTGGGATGACGCTGCTGCCGGCCAGTCTGATAGGCGGTTGGCTCTATGACACATTCAACAATCAGGTGCCCTTCTATTTTGGTTCCGCCACCGCCTTGCTTTCCGCTTTTTTGATGTTCCTTTTCTATCAACGCGGGAAACGTAATGGCACAACCCATTCTTAA
- a CDS encoding O-acetyl-ADP-ribose deacetylase — protein sequence MNRLQINQTTLSLAKGDITRCEVDAIVNAANESLLGGGGVDGAIHRAAGPKLLAACRLLNGCRTGEAKLTPGFRLKATYVIHTVGPVWRGGTHGETELLASCYQKSLELADANGIRTLAFPAISTGIYGYPLSQATKIAVGTIKTYLENNPQTSSTEITFVCFDDATVNAYEQAFEELERGTD from the coding sequence ATGAATAGATTGCAGATCAATCAAACAACATTGTCCTTGGCGAAAGGCGATATCACCCGTTGCGAAGTCGATGCCATCGTAAATGCCGCCAATGAAAGCCTGCTCGGCGGAGGAGGAGTCGACGGCGCCATCCATCGTGCCGCCGGGCCGAAATTGTTGGCTGCCTGCCGGCTTTTGAACGGGTGCCGTACAGGCGAGGCGAAGCTAACACCAGGTTTCCGCCTCAAAGCGACTTATGTCATCCACACAGTCGGACCGGTCTGGCGGGGCGGAACGCACGGTGAAACAGAATTGCTGGCCTCGTGCTACCAAAAATCGTTGGAATTGGCCGACGCCAACGGAATCCGTACGCTTGCTTTCCCGGCGATCAGCACAGGCATTTACGGCTACCCATTAAGTCAAGCAACCAAGATTGCTGTCGGAACCATTAAGACTTATCTGGAAAATAATCCGCAAACAAGCAGCACAGAAATAACCTTTGTCTGTTTTGACGATGCGACAGTGAACGCATACGAGCAGGCATTCGAAGAATTGGAAAGGGGAACTGACTGA
- a CDS encoding zinc ribbon domain-containing protein, with protein MFLFFDVLPFRKQLEYNQTITCSRCGHFGRYEVYLVGNRFRLFFIPVITFGKKYLVRTTCCDTWYLLDPQVGKAIERKEPVSIRDSDLQMYQTGEPLESRCPNCGASYPQGAHFCPNCGTKVDEMER; from the coding sequence ATGTTTTTATTTTTTGATGTATTGCCGTTCCGCAAGCAACTGGAATACAATCAGACGATTACCTGCAGCCGCTGCGGCCATTTTGGGCGCTATGAGGTCTATCTTGTTGGCAATCGTTTCCGCCTGTTTTTCATCCCGGTCATCACCTTCGGGAAAAAGTATCTCGTCCGGACGACCTGTTGCGATACCTGGTATTTGCTTGATCCACAAGTAGGAAAAGCGATCGAGCGGAAAGAACCGGTATCGATCCGGGACAGCGATCTGCAGATGTATCAGACCGGTGAACCGCTTGAAAGCAGATGTCCCAACTGCGGGGCCTCGTATCCTCAAGGGGCACATTTTTGCCCGAATTGCGGAACGAAAGTGGATGAAATGGAACGCTGA
- a CDS encoding DUF975 family protein codes for MLTNKEIRSTAREYLRGNYKMAVINLILITIANSTMQSVVRTLTGESALNMQMTGETLPNWDSVFSMQSSPFQTTLNVVLSIIVSLIIGSMQMGNEWGYLDMLDGTPLSSGHLLKPFENQLFKTLGVLALQAVYVILWSVLLIIPGIMKLYALALSNFIYFDNPDMKTTDILRQSESFMKGKKMRLFQLDLTYFVVYLIPVALFFGVGIAAFNMYAGAATADSDALLYQAFLLVGLMLAAFAIFGILTFIVEPRRKAARAVFYSEVLKEENLILG; via the coding sequence ATGTTAACGAACAAGGAAATCAGATCCACAGCCAGAGAATATTTACGCGGCAATTATAAAATGGCGGTCATCAACCTGATTCTTATCACGATCGCGAACAGCACCATGCAATCGGTAGTCAGAACACTGACGGGCGAAAGCGCATTGAACATGCAGATGACAGGGGAAACCTTGCCGAATTGGGATTCCGTCTTCTCGATGCAATCCTCGCCTTTCCAAACGACCCTGAATGTGGTCCTTTCGATCATCGTGTCGCTGATCATCGGCTCCATGCAGATGGGGAACGAATGGGGCTATCTGGATATGCTGGACGGTACACCGCTTTCGTCGGGCCATCTGCTCAAACCGTTTGAAAACCAGTTGTTCAAAACCCTCGGCGTTCTGGCGCTGCAGGCGGTTTATGTCATTCTCTGGTCCGTATTGCTGATCATACCGGGTATCATGAAGCTTTACGCTTTGGCATTATCGAATTTCATTTATTTCGATAATCCGGACATGAAAACGACGGATATCCTGAGACAAAGCGAATCCTTCATGAAAGGCAAGAAGATGAGACTTTTCCAACTGGATCTGACTTACTTTGTTGTTTACCTGATCCCTGTGGCATTGTTCTTTGGTGTCGGAATAGCTGCTTTTAACATGTATGCCGGAGCGGCAACGGCTGACTCAGATGCGTTACTGTATCAAGCGTTTTTGCTGGTAGGGTTGATGTTGGCGGCATTCGCCATCTTCGGAATCCTGACCTTCATCGTTGAGCCAAGAAGAAAAGCAGCACGCGCAGTCTTCTATTCGGAAGTTCTGAAGGAAGAAAACCTTATCCTCGGCTGA
- a CDS encoding hydrolase codes for MEPRIKREAPSITTDLRSDTVQVPSVIRNCSGIRIFGKRIKSLIFTTDIAIILNNDADAVIAVYPFTPHPAVIQSIANVSTIPILSGVGGGTTQGKRSANISLFSEAQGSLAVVVNAPTPIETIKQIEETVDIPIVCTIVTEYMDIQARLDAGVDILNVSGGKDTAYIVSRIRENFPDVPIIATGGPTDETILDAINAGANAISWTPPSNGELFRRKMDKYRNKERERYMQEHQGMTIEEVEDLEDDRD; via the coding sequence ATGGAACCAAGAATTAAAAGAGAAGCACCAAGCATCACAACCGATTTGCGCAGTGATACAGTGCAAGTTCCTAGCGTGATCCGGAACTGTTCAGGAATCCGTATTTTTGGAAAACGAATCAAATCCCTGATTTTTACGACGGATATCGCCATTATCCTGAATAACGATGCGGATGCCGTCATCGCGGTTTATCCATTTACCCCGCATCCGGCGGTCATCCAAAGCATAGCCAATGTCTCGACCATTCCGATTCTTTCCGGTGTCGGCGGGGGGACGACCCAAGGCAAACGCAGCGCCAACATTTCTTTGTTTTCGGAGGCGCAGGGATCCTTGGCTGTTGTCGTCAATGCGCCTACACCGATTGAAACGATTAAACAGATTGAAGAAACTGTTGATATTCCGATCGTTTGTACGATCGTCACGGAATACATGGATATCCAAGCAAGACTGGATGCTGGTGTCGATATCCTCAACGTCAGCGGAGGGAAAGATACTGCCTATATCGTGAGCCGTATCCGCGAAAATTTCCCCGATGTTCCAATCATCGCGACGGGCGGCCCGACGGATGAAACGATTCTGGATGCGATCAACGCCGGTGCCAATGCCATAAGCTGGACGCCACCTTCCAACGGTGAATTGTTCCGCCGCAAGATGGACAAGTACCGTAACAAAGAGCGCGAGCGCTACATGCAGGAGCACCAAGGCATGACGATCGAAGAAGTCGAAGACTTGGAAGATGACAGAGATTAA
- a CDS encoding SDR family oxidoreductase: MTDINETAGKALVEEIGENAVFMKLDVSKSANWEEVIALTEEKFGPVTVLVNNAGVGIFKTLDQLTEADFRLTFEIDELGVFLGMKTVVSSMKKAGIGSIVNISSVDGLVSAPTAIAYSASKHAVTGMTKGAAAELGQFNIRVNSVHPGIIETPMAEQGDVYEYIKQLEKDIPLRRTAKPEEVSNLVIYLASDDSSYSTGSQFVVDGGMISDL, translated from the coding sequence GTGACCGACATCAACGAAACCGCAGGAAAAGCTTTGGTTGAGGAAATCGGTGAAAATGCCGTATTCATGAAACTGGATGTGTCAAAATCAGCCAATTGGGAAGAGGTCATTGCATTGACCGAGGAAAAATTCGGTCCGGTTACGGTGCTCGTCAACAATGCGGGCGTCGGCATCTTCAAAACATTGGACCAATTGACGGAAGCGGATTTCCGTTTGACATTCGAAATCGATGAACTGGGCGTGTTCCTAGGCATGAAAACTGTTGTGTCTTCCATGAAAAAAGCAGGTATCGGATCGATCGTCAACATTTCCTCAGTCGATGGCCTTGTGAGTGCTCCTACGGCCATCGCCTACAGCGCATCGAAACACGCAGTAACCGGGATGACAAAGGGTGCTGCAGCAGAGCTTGGACAGTTCAACATCCGTGTGAATTCCGTCCATCCAGGCATCATCGAAACGCCGATGGCTGAACAAGGTGACGTTTATGAATACATCAAACAATTGGAAAAAGACATTCCTTTGAGAAGGACAGCGAAACCTGAGGAAGTCTCCAATCTGGTCATCTACCTTGCGTCCGATGATTCGAGCTATTCTACCGGCTCGCAATTCGTCGTCGACGGCGGTATGATTTCCGATCTGTAA
- a CDS encoding neutral zinc metallopeptidase: MKWKGGRRSSNVEDRRGSGGFSTGGGGLGMSGMAGGGIFGIIIMIIIALFGGGDLFGGGGSTPTETPQTGITETSNKTEDEMAEFVSVVLAYTEDAWTQEFANNNLEYVEPTLVLFSGQVQSACGVAGSQVGPFYCPADQKLYIDLSFYDQLSQEYGASGDFAMAYVVAHEVGHHVQNLLGIMDQVQSSRNQVSETEYNELNVRLELQADYLAGVWANYVQEQGVLEEGDFEEALQAAFAVGDDTLQKQYQGYVVPDSFTHGTSDQRMRWFTKGFETGNLSGGDTFNIGYDEL, translated from the coding sequence ATGAAATGGAAGGGTGGAAGGAGAAGTTCCAACGTTGAGGACCGACGCGGCAGTGGCGGCTTTTCGACGGGTGGCGGCGGACTGGGCATGAGCGGCATGGCGGGCGGCGGAATCTTTGGGATCATCATCATGATCATCATCGCCCTCTTCGGAGGCGGCGACCTGTTTGGCGGTGGCGGCAGCACGCCGACTGAAACGCCACAGACAGGCATCACTGAAACCAGCAACAAGACCGAGGACGAGATGGCCGAGTTTGTATCGGTTGTACTGGCATACACGGAAGATGCTTGGACACAAGAATTTGCGAACAACAACCTGGAATATGTCGAACCGACTCTGGTGCTCTTCAGCGGACAGGTGCAATCAGCCTGTGGTGTGGCCGGTTCCCAGGTCGGACCGTTCTACTGTCCGGCCGACCAAAAACTATATATTGACTTGAGTTTCTATGATCAGCTTTCGCAGGAGTACGGCGCGTCCGGCGACTTTGCGATGGCCTACGTCGTCGCCCATGAAGTCGGACACCATGTCCAGAACTTGCTGGGCATCATGGATCAAGTGCAAAGCAGTCGTAACCAAGTCAGCGAAACGGAATACAACGAGCTGAATGTGCGTTTGGAACTGCAGGCCGATTACTTGGCCGGTGTCTGGGCAAATTATGTCCAGGAGCAGGGTGTCCTGGAGGAAGGCGACTTCGAGGAAGCCTTGCAGGCTGCTTTTGCTGTAGGGGATGATACCCTGCAGAAACAGTACCAAGGCTATGTCGTACCGGACAGCTTTACGCACGGTACCTCCGACCAACGCATGCGTTGGTTCACGAAAGGCTTCGAGACCGGCAATCTGAGCGGTGGAGATACGTTCAATATCGGCTATGATGAACTGTAA
- a CDS encoding heavy metal translocating P-type ATPase codes for MSEKVKQIEWYLDELDCANCANKVETGIAKIEGILESNVNFMTKTLRIEIEEDQEAEVLPKVKQKLSILEPDIHPTLKKSGAPIGEDGLPVMAARSAEAKYAENVHDHHGPDSEDAEGHTYEHSHGHSHAHGEGDKDEIRKSFIRLIVGFGILLAAIFAPVSGTVSLALFVTAYLIAGYDIVWSALLNIKHGQLFDENFLMTIATLSAFYIQEYPEAVAVMLFYQLGELFQDIAVDKSRRSIAELMDIRPDYANVKTAAGIEKVAPETVKIGDIILIRPGEKVPLDGKVVSGTSAVDTSALTGESVPRGVKVGDNILSGFINKNGVIEVEVEKLFAESTVVKILDLVQNASGRKAPTENFITKFARYYTPVVVIAAVLLAVVPPLVIPGESFNEWLYRASIFLVISCPCALVVSIPVGFFGGIGSASRKGILVKGSNFLEGLNDVKTVVMDKTGTLTEGKFAVTRIESAGELTEERLLELAAYAELHSSHPIADSIKEAYGKTIAEDRIATTNDIPGNGLQVVVDGQEILAGNAKLMEKFGIAHAPAHETGTVVYVAVDKHYAGYILIADAIKADAKATIAGLKARGIRTIMLTGDSRAVGEAVGKEIGIDEVHSELLPQDKVSKLEEVLASKRKGEKVIFVGDGINDTPVLARSDIGMAMGGLGSDAAIEAADIVIMDDQPSKILTAMDVAKETRKIVWQNIIFAMAVKGVFLILGAFGVATMWEAVFADVGVTVLAVLNSIRILKK; via the coding sequence ATGTCTGAGAAAGTTAAGCAGATTGAATGGTATTTGGACGAATTGGATTGCGCCAATTGCGCCAACAAAGTTGAAACCGGCATCGCGAAAATAGAAGGGATCCTCGAAAGCAATGTGAATTTCATGACCAAGACATTGCGGATCGAAATAGAAGAGGATCAAGAGGCTGAAGTTTTGCCGAAAGTGAAACAAAAGCTCAGTATACTGGAGCCGGACATCCATCCGACACTGAAAAAAAGCGGCGCGCCGATCGGGGAGGATGGGCTGCCGGTAATGGCTGCCCGATCAGCTGAGGCAAAATACGCAGAAAATGTCCACGACCATCACGGCCCTGATTCCGAGGATGCTGAAGGGCACACATACGAACATAGCCATGGTCATAGTCATGCGCATGGCGAAGGGGACAAGGACGAAATCCGGAAGTCCTTCATCCGCCTGATCGTCGGCTTTGGGATCCTGCTGGCGGCGATTTTCGCACCGGTCAGCGGAACGGTTTCGTTGGCATTGTTTGTGACCGCGTACCTGATTGCGGGCTACGATATCGTTTGGAGTGCGCTACTGAACATTAAGCACGGTCAGTTGTTTGACGAAAACTTCCTGATGACGATTGCCACACTGAGCGCTTTTTATATCCAGGAGTATCCGGAAGCGGTGGCCGTGATGCTGTTCTACCAACTTGGTGAACTGTTCCAGGATATCGCGGTCGACAAATCCCGCCGCTCCATCGCCGAATTGATGGACATCCGGCCTGATTACGCAAACGTGAAGACAGCAGCCGGCATCGAAAAAGTGGCGCCTGAAACCGTCAAAATCGGCGACATCATCCTGATCCGGCCTGGCGAAAAAGTGCCGTTGGACGGGAAAGTCGTGAGCGGAACCTCGGCAGTCGACACCTCGGCTCTGACCGGCGAATCGGTTCCGCGTGGCGTGAAAGTCGGCGACAACATTTTGAGCGGGTTCATCAACAAAAACGGCGTCATCGAAGTCGAAGTCGAAAAACTTTTCGCTGAGTCCACCGTCGTCAAAATTTTGGATTTGGTGCAGAACGCCAGCGGCCGAAAAGCGCCTACGGAAAACTTCATCACCAAATTCGCCCGCTACTATACACCGGTTGTCGTCATTGCAGCCGTGTTGCTGGCGGTCGTGCCGCCGCTCGTCATCCCTGGAGAAAGCTTCAATGAATGGCTCTACCGAGCCAGCATCTTTCTGGTCATCTCCTGTCCGTGCGCTTTGGTCGTTTCGATTCCGGTCGGCTTCTTCGGCGGCATCGGTTCGGCCTCGCGCAAAGGCATCCTCGTCAAAGGCAGCAACTTCCTCGAAGGCCTGAATGATGTCAAAACGGTCGTGATGGACAAGACCGGAACGCTGACTGAAGGCAAATTCGCGGTAACCCGGATCGAAAGCGCCGGCGAACTGACGGAGGAGCGTTTGTTGGAACTGGCGGCTTATGCGGAACTGCATTCCAGCCATCCGATTGCCGATTCCATCAAGGAGGCTTACGGGAAAACGATAGCCGAAGACCGGATTGCCACCACAAATGATATCCCTGGGAACGGTCTGCAGGTCGTCGTCGATGGGCAAGAGATCCTGGCCGGCAATGCCAAACTGATGGAGAAATTCGGCATCGCACATGCGCCGGCCCACGAAACCGGGACGGTTGTGTATGTCGCTGTGGATAAACATTATGCAGGCTACATCTTGATTGCTGATGCCATCAAGGCTGATGCGAAGGCTACAATCGCCGGCTTGAAGGCGAGAGGCATCCGCACCATCATGCTGACCGGGGATTCCCGCGCGGTGGGTGAAGCAGTCGGAAAAGAAATCGGCATCGATGAAGTCCATTCGGAATTGCTTCCGCAAGACAAAGTGTCGAAGCTGGAGGAAGTGTTGGCAAGCAAACGCAAGGGCGAAAAAGTCATCTTCGTGGGCGACGGCATCAACGATACACCAGTGTTGGCCCGTTCCGATATCGGGATGGCGATGGGCGGATTGGGCTCCGACGCCGCCATCGAAGCTGCAGATATCGTCATCATGGACGATCAGCCATCGAAGATTTTGACCGCAATGGATGTGGCGAAGGAAACACGCAAAATCGTCTGGCAGAACATCATTTTCGCCATGGCAGTCAAAGGGGTGTTCCTTATTCTCGGCGCGTTCGGCGTCGCCACAATGTGGGAAGCCGTCTTCGCCGATGTCGGCGTGACCGTGTTGGCCGTGTTGAACAGTATCCGTATCCTGAAAAAATAA
- a CDS encoding iron-containing alcohol dehydrogenase: MRLENGIRNFEFQNPTKIVFGKDQIKRINDLIPQDAKVLILYGGGSVKKFGTFDRVVEALGNREWAEFGGIEANPTYETLIQAVDKIKAEGYDYLLAVGGGSVIDGVKFVAAGAVFDGDPVDMFGSGVGKGLQVTKALPFGTVLTLPATASEMNNNSVVTFVEKQAKISFASPHTYPQFSILEPEATYTLPKRQLANGVIDSFIHVMEAYLTYPIEAKVQDRWAEGLLQTLIEIGPDVVDEDNHDYATRANFMWTATNALNRFISPGVPQDWATHQLGHEMTLAFGIDHARTLSIVLPAMMKVRKQQKWDKLLQYAERVWDIRGDSNLTDEEKIDLAIKKTEDFFAGLGAPIRFADVDLDETDIPDLVEALVRHKKENISERGDFTTEDARAVYTAAL, from the coding sequence ATGAGATTGGAAAATGGTATCCGCAATTTTGAGTTTCAAAATCCGACAAAAATAGTTTTCGGTAAAGACCAGATCAAGCGCATCAATGATTTGATTCCACAGGACGCGAAAGTATTGATTTTGTACGGCGGCGGCAGCGTCAAGAAATTCGGCACATTCGACCGCGTCGTCGAAGCCTTAGGCAACCGCGAGTGGGCTGAATTCGGCGGCATCGAAGCGAATCCGACCTACGAAACGCTGATTCAGGCAGTCGACAAGATCAAAGCGGAAGGCTATGACTACTTGTTGGCAGTCGGCGGAGGCAGCGTCATCGATGGCGTGAAATTCGTTGCGGCAGGTGCGGTGTTCGATGGCGATCCTGTCGATATGTTCGGCAGCGGTGTCGGCAAGGGCTTGCAGGTCACAAAAGCATTGCCTTTCGGAACTGTCTTGACTTTGCCGGCCACTGCATCGGAAATGAACAACAATTCGGTTGTCACCTTTGTAGAAAAGCAAGCGAAAATCAGTTTCGCCAGTCCACATACTTATCCACAATTTTCCATCCTGGAACCGGAAGCTACCTACACGTTGCCGAAGCGCCAACTGGCGAATGGTGTCATCGATTCCTTTATCCATGTGATGGAGGCCTATCTGACTTATCCGATCGAGGCAAAAGTGCAGGATCGCTGGGCGGAAGGGCTGCTGCAGACATTGATCGAAATCGGCCCGGACGTAGTCGATGAGGACAACCATGACTATGCGACCCGCGCCAATTTTATGTGGACAGCAACGAATGCGCTGAATCGCTTCATTTCACCAGGTGTTCCCCAGGACTGGGCGACGCATCAACTGGGCCATGAAATGACGTTGGCATTCGGGATCGACCACGCGCGTACGTTATCGATTGTCCTTCCGGCCATGATGAAAGTCCGCAAGCAGCAGAAGTGGGACAAACTGCTTCAGTATGCGGAACGCGTGTGGGATATCCGCGGTGATTCCAATCTGACCGATGAAGAAAAAATCGATTTGGCGATCAAAAAGACCGAAGACTTCTTCGCTGGCCTTGGGGCACCGATCCGCTTCGCCGATGTCGATCTGGATGAAACCGACATTCCAGACCTTGTGGAAGCACTCGTCCGCCACAAGAAAGAGAACATTTCCGAGCGCGGTGACTTCACTACAGAGGATGCAAGAGCCGTTTATACAGCCGCACTTTAA